In Paenibacillus ihbetae, the following are encoded in one genomic region:
- a CDS encoding Gfo/Idh/MocA family protein, producing MNQIRLGIIGLGWRSGFTKYWHQPNGRSLVVAGADTDPLRLTKFQQNINPEAEVTLDYRELLQRKDIDAIVITTPDDSHDEIAVAALQARKHVYCEKPLSITVEGCDRILTAWAQSGKHFMIGFNMRYMNMYRTMKEIIDSGEIGEVKSVWVRHFVGLGSDYYYHSWHGSSRNTTSLLLQKASHDIDLIHWLTGRYTKKVAAFGGVDYFGGTKPNELTCPECGEKATCPEYRSGPLVQCAFREEIDVEDNSMVLMELDEGIKASYMQCHFTPDYQRNYTIIGTEGRIENDEIAQRVYVKTRKSQTWRDLSDKIYEIKKAEGSHNGADPIICEDFLDMILQNKEPIAEPIAGRMSVAVGVAATESMRKGGQLVYVKEPEPWMLGQKSSLSGT from the coding sequence ATGAATCAAATTCGATTAGGAATCATTGGACTGGGTTGGAGATCAGGGTTTACGAAGTATTGGCATCAGCCAAACGGGAGATCCCTCGTCGTTGCAGGTGCGGATACCGATCCTCTCAGACTAACCAAATTTCAACAAAATATTAACCCCGAGGCGGAGGTTACTCTGGATTACAGGGAGCTGCTGCAGCGGAAGGATATCGATGCGATCGTGATTACAACCCCTGATGACAGCCATGATGAAATTGCGGTTGCAGCGCTGCAGGCCAGAAAGCATGTGTACTGCGAGAAGCCGTTATCCATTACGGTTGAAGGCTGTGACCGGATATTGACTGCTTGGGCCCAATCAGGGAAACATTTCATGATCGGTTTTAATATGCGCTATATGAATATGTACCGCACGATGAAGGAGATTATCGACAGCGGGGAGATCGGGGAAGTCAAGTCGGTATGGGTCCGGCATTTCGTAGGCTTGGGCAGCGATTACTACTATCACAGCTGGCACGGCAGCTCGAGGAACACAACCTCGCTTCTGCTCCAGAAGGCTTCCCACGATATCGACCTGATTCACTGGCTGACCGGGCGATATACGAAGAAAGTAGCCGCTTTCGGCGGGGTGGATTATTTCGGCGGAACGAAGCCGAATGAGCTTACTTGCCCGGAATGCGGCGAGAAAGCGACTTGTCCCGAATACCGTTCGGGCCCGCTTGTGCAATGCGCTTTTCGCGAGGAAATCGATGTGGAGGACAACAGCATGGTGTTAATGGAGCTGGATGAGGGGATCAAAGCCTCGTATATGCAGTGTCATTTCACGCCTGACTATCAGCGGAACTACACCATTATCGGCACCGAGGGCCGCATCGAGAATGATGAGATCGCACAGCGGGTTTACGTCAAAACGCGCAAGTCCCAAACCTGGCGTGATCTATCGGATAAGATTTACGAGATTAAGAAAGCCGAGGGTTCGCATAACGGAGCCGATCCGATCATTTGCGAGGATTTTCTGGATATGATTCTGCAAAATAAGGAGCCCATCGCCGAACCGATCGCAGGCCGCATGAGCGTAGCGGTTGGCGTAGCCGCAACGGAATCGATGAGAAAGGGGGGCCAGTTAGTTTATGTAAAGGAGCCGGAGCCGTGGATGCTTGGACAAAAGAGCAGCCTATCCGGGACTTGA
- a CDS encoding extracellular solute-binding protein, producing MGNNFKRFTKVLLTGVLTASLATACGSGGKPAAEEQSKQQTAVNPTGFPIVEEPIKLTFFAGKAASAPADWNSLPVWKEYAKQTNIEVDFQLTPAESLAEKRNLVLSGGDYPDAFHTARLSANDLMNYGGQGIFIPLNDLIEQYAPNFKKLLEEHPEVKKGLTMPDGNIYSFPTFYDPNFKSVLIGTKLWYNQAFLDALGMKEPETTDEYYEYLKAVKTQDPNKNGKADEIPYAGSGIGSLLDELKGAWGLGNRGNIHGRVDMDPQSGKLRFIPADPRYKEVLEYLNKLYKEGLMVPDIMTIEGPQVNALMDEGLVGSAETNSPHAIGGVTIEHFVGAPTLKGPYGDQIFSRARSPLIDVGAFVITDKNQHPEATVRWIDHFYSEEGSKLFFMGVKDVSYKENPDGSIEYTEEALKEQSKFVSWAGGFYPAMLTDKTFKGGEATEQSIAAAAKVEGQWPEEVWPQFTYTQEELTQFTPLHTDINKYVDEMTAKFVVGDVPFSEWDQYVSTIEKMGLSQYLEIYTAAYDRYKAE from the coding sequence ATGGGGAATAATTTCAAGCGGTTCACTAAAGTCCTGCTCACAGGCGTGTTGACCGCAAGTCTGGCAACCGCCTGCGGCAGCGGAGGAAAGCCGGCGGCGGAGGAGCAGTCTAAGCAGCAAACGGCTGTTAATCCTACAGGATTTCCGATCGTGGAGGAGCCCATCAAGCTTACGTTCTTCGCAGGGAAAGCCGCTTCGGCTCCAGCGGACTGGAACTCGCTCCCGGTATGGAAGGAATATGCCAAGCAGACGAACATCGAAGTCGATTTTCAATTGACGCCTGCAGAGAGCCTGGCGGAGAAACGGAATCTGGTGCTGTCCGGCGGCGATTATCCGGATGCCTTCCACACGGCGCGGCTGTCTGCGAATGATTTGATGAATTATGGAGGCCAGGGCATTTTTATTCCGCTTAATGATTTGATCGAGCAGTATGCGCCGAATTTCAAGAAGCTCCTGGAGGAGCATCCGGAGGTCAAGAAAGGATTGACGATGCCTGACGGCAACATCTATTCCTTCCCGACATTTTATGACCCGAACTTTAAATCGGTGCTTATTGGAACAAAGCTGTGGTACAACCAAGCGTTTCTGGACGCGCTGGGCATGAAGGAGCCCGAAACGACGGACGAATATTACGAATACTTGAAGGCGGTCAAGACCCAGGACCCGAACAAGAACGGCAAAGCGGACGAAATTCCGTATGCCGGCAGCGGCATTGGATCCTTGCTTGATGAGTTGAAGGGAGCATGGGGGCTCGGCAACCGGGGGAACATCCATGGACGGGTGGATATGGATCCGCAGTCCGGCAAGCTCCGGTTTATTCCGGCTGACCCGAGATACAAAGAAGTGCTGGAATATTTGAATAAATTGTACAAGGAAGGTCTCATGGTTCCGGATATCATGACCATCGAAGGTCCTCAGGTGAACGCGCTGATGGATGAAGGGCTGGTCGGTTCCGCGGAGACGAACAGTCCGCATGCCATTGGCGGCGTAACGATCGAGCATTTTGTAGGGGCTCCGACGCTTAAGGGACCTTATGGCGACCAGATTTTCTCAAGGGCGCGTTCTCCGCTGATCGATGTCGGGGCTTTTGTCATCACCGATAAAAACCAGCATCCGGAAGCGACAGTCCGCTGGATCGATCACTTCTACAGCGAGGAGGGCAGCAAGCTGTTCTTCATGGGCGTGAAGGATGTCAGTTATAAAGAGAACCCTGACGGTTCGATTGAATATACCGAGGAAGCGCTGAAGGAGCAGTCGAAATTCGTGTCGTGGGCAGGCGGGTTCTACCCGGCAATGCTGACGGACAAAACCTTCAAGGGCGGCGAAGCGACAGAGCAAAGCATCGCAGCCGCGGCGAAAGTTGAAGGCCAGTGGCCGGAGGAGGTATGGCCTCAGTTTACGTATACCCAGGAGGAGCTTACCCAGTTCACGCCGCTTCATACGGACATCAATAAGTATGTCGATGAAATGACGGCCAAATTTGTTGTAGGCGACGTGCCGTTCAGCGAATGGGATCAATATGTAAGCACCATCGAGAAAATGGGATTGTCGCAATATCTCGAAATCTATACGGCCGCGTATGATCGGTACAAAGCCGAATAG
- a CDS encoding ABC transporter permease: MPAKWRAFRRTFRKNWELYLLITPVVLYFFIFDYLPMYGIQIAFKNFVAAKGIWASDWIGFDHFERFFNSFYFDRLILNTLGISLYQLAIGFPIPLILALLLNEVGNRHFKRFVQTVTYAPHFLSTVVMVGLIIIFLSPQNGIINHLIAFFGGERISFMTEPEWFKSIYVFSGVWQGMGWSSIIYLAALAGIDPTLHEAAKVDGASRLQRIWKINLPGIMPTVVILLILNVGQIMGIGFEKIYLMQNDLNIESSEVISTYVYTQGILGAQYSFSAAVGLFNSLVNLVLLVLVNRIAKKVNETSLW; the protein is encoded by the coding sequence GTGCCCGCGAAGTGGAGGGCGTTTCGCCGAACATTCCGTAAAAATTGGGAATTATATTTGCTCATTACTCCCGTCGTTCTTTATTTCTTTATCTTTGATTACTTGCCGATGTACGGCATACAGATCGCATTCAAGAACTTTGTAGCCGCCAAGGGAATATGGGCCAGCGATTGGATCGGGTTTGATCATTTCGAGCGTTTTTTTAACAGCTTTTATTTCGACCGGTTGATTCTGAATACACTCGGGATCAGCCTGTATCAGCTGGCCATCGGATTTCCGATTCCGCTCATCCTGGCACTCTTGCTCAACGAAGTAGGCAACCGGCATTTCAAGCGTTTTGTCCAAACGGTTACCTACGCTCCCCATTTCCTATCAACGGTCGTCATGGTAGGACTCATCATCATCTTTCTCTCACCTCAGAACGGCATCATTAACCACCTTATCGCCTTTTTCGGCGGTGAACGCATCTCATTTATGACGGAACCTGAATGGTTCAAATCGATTTATGTATTTTCGGGTGTATGGCAGGGCATGGGATGGAGCTCCATCATTTATCTTGCGGCGCTCGCCGGAATCGATCCGACGCTGCACGAGGCGGCCAAAGTGGACGGAGCGAGCAGGCTCCAGCGGATTTGGAAGATCAACCTGCCGGGCATTATGCCAACCGTCGTCATTCTGCTTATTTTAAATGTCGGGCAGATCATGGGCATCGGCTTTGAAAAAATTTATCTGATGCAGAACGATCTGAATATCGAGAGCTCCGAAGTCATCTCCACCTACGTCTATACGCAGGGAATACTGGGAGCACAGTACAGCTTCTCCGCCGCGGTCGGCTTGTTTAACTCCTTGGTAAACCTGGTGCTGCTCGTGCTCGTGAACCGAATCGCCAAAAAAGTCAATGAAACCAGCCTATGGTAA
- a CDS encoding LacI family DNA-binding transcriptional regulator — protein MRIERKESHIIATLKDIANHVGVSISTVSRVINNDTSRHISQATRAKIVEAAKELGYALNDTGRPAPKKSPPPQTTGYRQIGCIVSVTQNKYNHPYFSPILQGIETKLSELNSVLTYVLTMDEIKGAGAMNKLAQDAQLDGMIIIEGIDPNVYEFIKQAVPAVVGIDISDSTVPVILYDRVAAAKSAVQHLIERGHRRIGFIGGAGLTGDLEREKRYRGYRYAMEEAGLDVDPRLVVNTGWDVNNSYTLVYELLSLPDHERPTAMFAASDMMAISAMRAAAEHGLQVPQDVAFVGLDNIEVSQYTSPPLSTVHIPKEEIGMMAAKVLIDQIEGRNPLPFKLFVPYQLMLRQSSDYFRK, from the coding sequence TTGCGGATTGAGAGAAAGGAGAGTCACATTATTGCTACTTTAAAGGATATCGCTAACCATGTTGGAGTATCGATCTCCACCGTATCGCGTGTCATCAATAACGATACGAGCCGGCACATCAGTCAGGCCACCCGCGCCAAAATCGTCGAAGCGGCCAAAGAGCTTGGCTATGCCCTCAACGATACCGGACGGCCGGCTCCCAAAAAGAGCCCTCCTCCGCAGACGACGGGGTATCGCCAGATTGGCTGCATCGTATCCGTTACGCAGAACAAGTATAACCATCCTTATTTCTCGCCGATTTTACAGGGGATTGAGACAAAGCTGTCCGAGCTGAACAGCGTGCTTACCTACGTGCTCACGATGGATGAAATCAAGGGCGCAGGGGCGATGAACAAGCTTGCGCAGGATGCCCAGCTCGACGGCATGATTATCATCGAGGGAATTGACCCGAATGTGTATGAGTTTATCAAACAAGCGGTTCCTGCGGTTGTAGGCATCGATATATCCGATTCGACCGTGCCGGTGATTCTCTATGACCGCGTGGCTGCGGCGAAATCGGCCGTACAGCATTTGATCGAACGGGGGCATCGCCGGATCGGCTTTATCGGCGGGGCGGGATTGACCGGGGATCTTGAACGGGAGAAGCGGTATCGCGGTTACCGTTATGCGATGGAGGAGGCGGGACTCGATGTGGATCCGAGGCTCGTGGTGAATACGGGCTGGGATGTGAATAACAGCTATACCCTTGTGTACGAGCTCTTAAGCCTCCCGGACCATGAACGTCCGACCGCCATGTTCGCTGCGAGCGATATGATGGCGATATCCGCGATGCGGGCGGCGGCGGAGCATGGGCTTCAGGTTCCTCAGGATGTCGCCTTCGTGGGCCTGGATAATATCGAGGTATCGCAGTATACTTCTCCTCCGCTATCCACCGTTCATATTCCCAAAGAGGAAATCGGCATGATGGCCGCCAAGGTGCTGATCGATCAAATCGAAGGCAGGAATCCTTTACCATTCAAGCTGTTCGTGCCCTATCAGTTGATGCTGCGGCAATCTTCGGATTATTTTCGGAAGTAG
- a CDS encoding carbohydrate ABC transporter permease, whose protein sequence is MTLVVIYILLSIILLLVLYPLIFVVSASISDPLTVSRGEMWLFPKDLSFIGYELVFANKEIWTGYANTLLYTLVGTAINLVMTIFAAYPLSRKDFAGRNVITAYIVFTMFFSGGLVPTYLLVKNLGMINTMWALIIPGAVSVWNIIIMRTFFQTSIPNEIQESASIDGCSNMQTLWRIVLPLSMPIIAVMILFYSVGHWNSYFNALIYLNDRDKYPLQLFLREILIKSQVDQMAGSMDLSVQKHLMEAEAIKYAIVIVANLPVLLLYPFLQKYFVKGMMIGALKG, encoded by the coding sequence ATGACACTCGTCGTAATTTATATCTTGCTGTCCATTATCCTGCTGCTTGTCCTGTATCCGCTGATTTTTGTCGTGAGCGCGTCGATCAGCGATCCGCTCACCGTATCGAGAGGAGAAATGTGGCTGTTTCCGAAGGATTTATCCTTCATCGGCTATGAGCTGGTATTTGCGAACAAGGAAATATGGACCGGCTATGCGAACACGCTTCTGTACACATTGGTGGGCACCGCGATCAATCTGGTTATGACCATATTTGCAGCCTACCCGTTATCACGCAAAGATTTTGCGGGCCGGAATGTCATCACGGCTTATATCGTATTCACGATGTTTTTCAGCGGGGGCCTCGTCCCAACCTACCTGCTCGTAAAAAACCTGGGGATGATCAACACGATGTGGGCGCTGATCATTCCGGGCGCGGTATCGGTGTGGAACATCATCATCATGCGCACCTTCTTCCAGACCTCCATTCCGAATGAAATTCAGGAATCGGCTTCGATCGACGGCTGCTCCAATATGCAGACGCTGTGGAGAATCGTGCTCCCGCTCTCCATGCCGATCATCGCGGTTATGATTTTGTTTTACAGCGTGGGGCACTGGAATTCCTATTTCAACGCACTCATCTATCTGAATGATCGGGATAAATACCCGCTGCAGCTGTTCTTGAGGGAAATCCTGATTAAATCCCAGGTCGATCAGATGGCCGGAAGCATGGATTTATCGGTGCAGAAGCATCTGATGGAGGCGGAGGCGATTAAATATGCCATCGTCATTGTGGCCAATTTACCTGTACTGCTGCTGTACCCGTTCCTTCAGAAGTATTTTGTCAAAGGTATGATGATCGGCGCTCTCAAGGGTTAG
- a CDS encoding glycoside hydrolase domain-containing protein has product MMMWKKACLPLLSVMLLLTSVLPGSAAASQGALFDVWVPTNTEKVMRDQAFPGEPNSIIRIGAARNEYESGQVIVKANQSLRKLQAAMSDLKLADGSAKIGKEHIQLFKQHYIEVKTSTTPAYPKGWYPDALIPLNEQLEVAEGHNQGIWFKIHVPKGQHPGTYTGEMTLHETGNPVRIPIELTVWDFELTDDSHAKTNFGVWGGPIQEAHGNVVGEEAWKYIEKYYYASVEHRLTPGYLPIPDSDIDSYVERAPKYVNDPRISAYRLPYYRTADGQPDIQRNKQLVDRLREAGLLSKAYYYVSEIDEPTRDKYDRVKQINDALEQAAPDVPHLVTIQPVDELVGDVDIWVADIEKFDEAFAKERQAAGDAVWWYTYVKPKHPFPSYHLDDDLVGTRLLTWMQRDHGVEGTLYWATTQFQKYDAAQKKYVSRDVWTDPLAFPGANGDGYLFYPGTEVGVDGPIGTIRLEVLRESMEDYEYLWLYEQKLRDAATKLGIADAFPYRDAMRPFYDRLYENIKTFEENPEKVMQVRSELAQAIVTASEGAPVLVTVGSPADGSREVSIYAEQGSEVTVNGQQAPKTAEGAEHDQFSLVLSLDPGAHELDIVVSKDGSSKTVKRTLVVYETNAPSTVALNDAETEEAINRFTSQTVDTDLANVNVTEGTYSMKAVFPANVNFPNLRLFDAGKGFRSSDWSAFETLEFDVFNPGETAQFYVKFHQLDGKSDDTFMQYVRAGSGETVRIPLRQVNLDLSRIKGIEIWMWRQSAPQTLYFDNFRFTSAAPQDPMTP; this is encoded by the coding sequence ATGATGATGTGGAAAAAGGCTTGCTTGCCTCTGCTGTCGGTGATGCTGCTGTTGACGTCTGTCCTGCCCGGTTCGGCCGCGGCCAGCCAGGGCGCGCTGTTCGATGTTTGGGTACCGACCAATACGGAGAAGGTGATGCGGGATCAGGCTTTTCCGGGCGAGCCGAATTCCATCATTCGGATCGGGGCCGCACGCAATGAATATGAGAGCGGCCAGGTCATCGTGAAAGCCAATCAATCCTTACGCAAGCTGCAGGCAGCCATGAGCGATCTGAAGCTTGCGGACGGGAGCGCCAAAATCGGCAAAGAGCATATTCAATTGTTCAAACAGCATTATATCGAAGTGAAAACCTCTACAACGCCTGCCTATCCGAAAGGCTGGTATCCGGATGCCTTGATCCCTTTGAATGAGCAATTGGAAGTAGCGGAAGGACATAATCAAGGGATCTGGTTCAAAATCCATGTACCGAAAGGTCAGCATCCCGGTACGTATACCGGAGAAATGACGCTGCACGAGACAGGAAATCCGGTCCGAATCCCGATCGAGCTCACCGTGTGGGATTTCGAGCTTACGGATGATAGCCACGCCAAAACCAACTTCGGGGTCTGGGGCGGACCGATTCAGGAAGCGCACGGCAATGTCGTGGGCGAGGAGGCATGGAAGTACATCGAGAAGTACTACTACGCATCCGTTGAGCACCGCCTGACGCCGGGATACTTGCCGATCCCGGACTCCGACATCGACAGCTACGTTGAACGGGCGCCAAAGTATGTCAACGATCCGAGAATATCGGCTTACCGCTTGCCGTATTATCGGACGGCTGACGGGCAGCCGGATATACAGCGGAACAAGCAGCTGGTGGATCGTTTAAGGGAGGCAGGCCTGCTGTCCAAAGCGTATTATTATGTGTCCGAGATCGATGAACCGACTCGAGATAAATATGATCGGGTGAAGCAGATCAACGATGCTCTCGAACAGGCGGCTCCCGATGTTCCGCATCTGGTTACGATTCAGCCGGTCGATGAATTAGTCGGAGATGTGGACATTTGGGTAGCGGATATTGAAAAGTTCGATGAGGCTTTCGCCAAGGAACGGCAGGCAGCCGGCGATGCGGTCTGGTGGTACACCTATGTGAAGCCGAAGCATCCGTTCCCTTCCTATCATCTGGATGATGACTTGGTCGGAACGCGTCTGTTAACCTGGATGCAGCGCGATCACGGCGTGGAGGGCACGTTATATTGGGCAACGACCCAGTTCCAGAAGTATGATGCCGCACAGAAGAAATACGTGAGCCGCGATGTATGGACCGATCCGCTGGCATTCCCGGGGGCGAACGGCGATGGATATTTATTTTATCCCGGAACGGAAGTAGGCGTTGACGGCCCGATTGGCACGATCCGTCTTGAAGTGCTCCGCGAGAGCATGGAGGATTACGAGTATCTGTGGCTGTATGAGCAGAAGCTGCGTGACGCGGCCACGAAGCTGGGCATAGCGGACGCCTTCCCGTATCGGGATGCGATGCGCCCATTCTATGACCGATTGTATGAGAACATCAAAACCTTCGAAGAGAATCCCGAGAAGGTGATGCAGGTACGAAGCGAGCTTGCACAGGCGATCGTTACTGCTTCGGAGGGTGCGCCGGTACTGGTTACGGTCGGCAGCCCAGCGGACGGAAGCCGCGAGGTTTCGATCTATGCGGAGCAAGGCTCGGAGGTTACGGTGAACGGACAGCAGGCGCCGAAAACCGCTGAGGGAGCAGAGCACGATCAATTTTCGCTAGTGCTAAGCCTGGATCCTGGTGCCCACGAGCTGGATATTGTCGTAAGCAAGGACGGATCGTCCAAAACCGTGAAACGGACCCTTGTCGTTTATGAAACCAATGCTCCGTCTACGGTCGCTTTAAACGATGCCGAAACCGAAGAAGCGATCAACCGCTTTACATCCCAGACGGTGGATACCGATCTCGCTAATGTGAATGTCACCGAGGGGACCTACTCCATGAAGGCCGTGTTCCCGGCAAACGTGAATTTTCCGAATTTGCGGTTGTTTGATGCAGGGAAAGGATTCCGCAGCAGCGACTGGTCGGCATTCGAGACGCTGGAGTTCGACGTGTTCAATCCCGGAGAGACCGCGCAATTCTATGTCAAATTCCATCAGCTGGACGGGAAAAGCGATGATACCTTCATGCAGTACGTTCGTGCCGGCAGCGGCGAAACCGTCCGCATTCCGCTTCGGCAGGTGAATTTGGACCTCAGCCGGATCAAAGGCATTGAGATCTGGATGTGGCGCCAGTCGGCTCCGCAGACCCTGTATTTCGACAACTTCAGGTTTACTTCCGCCGCTCCTCAGGATCCGATGACCCCGTGA